From the Hordeum vulgare subsp. vulgare chromosome 1H, MorexV3_pseudomolecules_assembly, whole genome shotgun sequence genome, the window tgtgtatgggagtaaaggggacttgttaCTTAATTgccatggttgggttttaccttaatgatctttaatagttgtggatgctttctaGAGTTCCAGTCATAAGtttatatgatccaagtatggaaagtagctcatgcctctccctcgtataaaattgcaataatgattaccgatcttgttatcaattgcctaggataatCTCGTaaatcctaccaccacttttccacactcgctaAATTATTCTTGGGAAAATCTATCTAGCGCTGTGGGCACCGACATGGTCCGGTGCAGCGGCATGAACATCACAACTGATAGCTATGTCAACATGAGAACTATCATACCACTCTAGCTACAGAGATCCAGCATAGAGTAAGCATAGCAAAGACATTATCACACATCATAACCGATAGCTATGTCAACATCAGAACTATCATACTACTCTAGCTACACAGATCCAGTATAGACAGTTAGCATAGCATAGTGTTCATCCACAATGTTCATCACTGTCATACTACTCTAACTACACAGATTCAGCACAAATAGCTATCACAACATCAAAATCTAGTATCTGCTAACAGATCACATCCTACCACATGCTTGCACATTGAACCCTATGACCATATCCTATCAGATCTAGCTACAACGAACAGTGAGAAAAGAGGTAATTCAACTCACAAAGGCCATGGTTGCATCTCATATGCACGCGCGGGGGgtcgaagaagctgaggaagggaATCGCCGTCATCTTGGACCGTCGGTTGGTGAAGGAGCTTCACTTACCTCGTCGTCGGTGTTGATGTGCTTCGGCGGGAAATATCAAAAGAGGAAGAAGGGTGGCGGGGCTTTGGGCggtgagaggaggtggctaaatagTGTGGCCGAATCGACGGAAGATGAGCTGAAATCCTCCTGCCGATTTTTCAAAGACGCGCGCGAGCTCGCGCCATCTCCCTCGTCATAGGAGCTTATCGCCACGTTCCCCTCCACTGCCTCACACGAGCCTTTTTAGGGGTAAAAAACTGCTTTATTGATCACTATTACGGATTACAGGGATAATAGTAGTATCAAAGGGTTGGAGTAGCCACACATGACGTCCCTCCCCCAAATGCAGAGAATGTTTAGCTAAATGATGAGCTTCCATGTTGGATGATCTTCCTTCATGGGCAAAAGATATGTCTTGAAAGTCATTCTTTCCTTCCATGATCTCCTTGATGATAGGGGCCGTGATCCCAGCGGACCCTGAGTTAATTTCTTTGACAACATTTAGGCAATCAAACGCCACTGATACCTTCCGCAGTAAGAGTTCTCTTCCCAAAGATTGGGCTTCGCGGCAAGCTAGTGTTTCCAAGACGTGAGGGTCCGTTAAACCATGGAACACGACAGCTGATGAACCCAGGTAGACGCCTTGATCGTCCCTGCACACTGCACTAACAACGCCTATGATTTTTTTTTGCATATTGCACCATCAACATTTACCTTTGTCCATCCCGCGGGAGGCTTGATCCATCGGCGAGCATTAGAGTGCACCGGGCTGGGGTGTGATATAGGTGTTTTTGTCTCGGTCACTTCCAGCTCTGCTATAAATCGGTTGACAAAGGAGTGTGTTGCCCCTGGACTTTGATGTTCTCCTTCATGGATCAATTTCCGTCTGGCAAACCAGATAGCCCATAGTGTAACTGTAATCTTGACCATCTCCTTTGCTGAAACCGATGATATTATACTGAAAAGCCACGACCGCGCGTCCGGTTCTGCTGTAGCCAGCATATGCTCGACTAGCTCGGGGTCATGTAGTACCCAAACGCATCGAGCCATTGTGCATGTAAGCAGGGAGTGGATCCAAGAATCTTCTGCCCCGCATATCGCACATGATGGGGAGGGTGCCATATGGCGATGATGACGAACATCCGCTGTCGGCAGAGAACTCTGTGCCAGTCGCCACAGGAAGACCTTGATCTTCGACGGAACCTGAATCCGACACAGCGTGTCCCAGCATCTCTTCTCTCTGGTACCGTCCGCCGGACCGCCACGGCCCTCGAGCCAGGCCTCCCGTCGAAGTTTGGTTGTAGTGAGCATGCGATAACAATATTTGACAGTAAACTCTCCCTTCTTCTCCTGCGACCAGGCCCAAAAATCGTCATATTGTCTTGTGTTGAGGGGAATGTTGAGAATCACGTTAGCATCTAACGGTAAGAAGGTTGAATGGATCAACTCCCGCCTCCATCTAGCTGAAGTGTGGTCGATGAGTTCTGCTACCAGTGTCGGACGTTGGGGCGTAAGGCACGCGATTGGTCGCATGGAAGCTTCCTTGGGGAGCCAATTCTGGTTCCAAATCTCTGTGGTATTGCCATCTCCAATCCGCTTGATCAGGCCTATCTTGAGAACTTCTTTTCCGTCGATGATTGCACGCCATATCTGTGATGGGTTGTTTCCAAGTTCAGCATCCAGAAAACAAGTTGAAGGGAAATAGCATGCCTTTAGGATCCTGGCACTTAAGGATTCCGGAGTCTTAAGCAGGCGCCAAGCCTGTCTTGCAAGTAGGGCTAGACTGAACAATTCAATATCTCTGAATCCAAGTCCTCCTTCATATTTAGGTCGTGTCATCACTTCCCATGAAACCCAGCTCGTCTTCCTTTCACCATTCTTGCTGCCCCACCAAAATGTCCTTATGAGGGAATTGATATGGAGACATAGACCACGAGGTAGTTTAAAACACGCCATGGAAAAGATTGGAACCGCTTGTGCAATGGACTTGATAAGAACTTCTTTCCCCCTGCAGATAAAATCTTCTCCATCCAGCCTTTTACTTTGTTTCAAACCATATCTTTCAGATATTTGAAAGCCCCATTTTTGCTGCTACCCACATCTGTGGGCATCCCCAAATATTTGTCATTCAGACTTTCATTATGCACATTGAGAATGTTTTTGATAATATCCTTCACCTCGTGTGCACAACCTTTACTGAAGAAAACGGAAGACTTAGCTTGGTTGATTCTCTGTCCCGAAGCCATGCAATAGGTTTCTAACAATGAAGATATCATAGTAGCTCCCTCACTACTCGACTTGAAAAACAGCACGCTGTCATCAGCAAAAAGTAAGTGACTGGCCGGCTGAGCCGTTGATGCCACTTTAATTCCGTGAATAGACGATGACTCATTGTGGTTTTTAAGGAGGCACGAAAGGCCCTCTGCTGCCAACAAGAAGAGATAGGGTGATAATGAACAACACTAGCATGATGGTGGAAAAACTGCCGATTCGACAATAGGTCGCACGCATGGGTTGAAGTGAGTTCGTGCTATGCAAGACAAATAGGGCCCGGTAACCAAACGGTCTGTTTTTTTTTCCACGGGCCCGGTTGGGCCGTATGCGGGCAAGCAAACTCGGCCTAGTCGGAGTGGATGGGCAAAGCACTAGCAGACTTGTGTCACAACGACGCCTCGAGGCCACACACCCCTTCGGCTCGAAAaaatggcggcggcggaggggctGGCGGCGTACCGGGCGGTGTTGCGGGCGGCGCGGCGGACGTTCTCAGGCGACCAGCTGATGCTGACGGAGTCAGCGGTGGAGATCCGGCGCCGCTTCGAGGATCACCGCGGCCTCGCCCCGGGATCGGAGGACGCCGTCCGCGCCCTCTCCGAGGCCCGCGAGGCTGCGGACTTCATCGCCAACATGATCGTCCAGGCCAAGCGCTCACCCTCCGGATCCTTCGGTAATACTACCACTATCATATATGCAAACACTGCCACCTATCGCTTGGACTGTTATGCATGCTTTCTGTTTGGGATCTTAGGGTTTTGAAATATTTCGTTGCGTGTTCAGCTTAGAAGCAGTTGTTATGTGAATTAGCGCCTTGAGCAGGCTCGAACTAGGAGTTAAGGATAGTGGGATCGAAGGAGCAGGCAGCAGGGGTGTCGTTGCTAATTGGGCACATTGACGCCGACCCTTAGATAAATGCAGTGCTCGGTGGATAAGAATGTTTCAGATAGTTATAGAGTGGGTATTTTAACATTTGAATTTTCTAAAACAGATAAAATGTCCAACCCTAaaggtatttaaatgcaaatacaAATTGAAGTTACTAGATTGTACCACATTTACTAGAAATCTTCAGTAGCTCTTAACAGTAATGATGGTCCTTAGATGTACCATTAGATGGAAATAATGTAATTTTTCAGGCTACATGACGTGGCATTTCACCAAAATAATATAagcctaggcattgatttcatttGATCGCCTACTCCCGCATGGGGTTTAACCACTTGGAACTGATGGATTTACCGATTCATGTCTGGCTGTAATTTGTAGTGTGATAGAAGGGATGCTAGATTCAAACTGATTCAACAGTTTTGAGGTTGACATTATGTTGCTACAATATATTTTTTTTGAAAGTAAAAAGGTAGCACGAGGCCTACCTTACATTTCAAAACAGGCACAGGCCTGAAGACAAGTACATGAAGCTTGTAAGATGCACCAAGGTGCAAGGCCACAAGCAGCCAAAACACAAGAAAGGAGAAACAGAAGGTGGAGATGGAGACGAGACTAAGAAGCTACAGCCAACTAGTCACCAATGAAGGAACTCCACGCCTGCAAATCATCCTTGTCCTGCTGCTTCCTAGCTCTGTTGCTCCAAAGTCGAATCAAATCAGCAGCATAGAACCTGATATACGCCTCTGTCCAGTTTTTGTTATTGAAAACCCTGTCGTTTCTTGCATGCCAGAGCATGATGGCGCAAACAGCAAAAGCAATGTTCCATTTGCGTTTAAAGACTAGCTGGTGCGCAGAATGCTGTACAAAGTGCATGAGATCAGGTGATGCGCGAGCCAGAGGGGCCAGAAGTAGCTTGTTCCACAGCGCATCAGCTGAGCGACATCTAAGCACCAAATGGtcgatggattccgaggcagggcAGATATCACAGCCATCATTGGGAGCAACTGCCGACCAGCCCTTCCTGAccatgtttccttttgtgttgagGCGCCACAAGAAGGCCAGACAGAGAAAAGATTCTGTGCTTTAAAGGTATAATGGAGTACCAAATCCAGGGTTCAGAGGCACTCCGCACTCCCTGAAAAATGAGCAGCTGGTAAAAATAACTTGTGCTGATCTTATTGCCAGAAACAGAGGGGCTGTGAATATCCATAGCCGAGCTAGTGAGCGCCACAGACTGAATAAGCTGATTCAAGACCACAAGCTCCTGAGCTGCCGTCTGTGAGAGGTATGGGTGCAACTGGACATCTCATCTGTCCAGAGAGAATTGAGATTGAACGGAGCAGTGCTGATTGATAGCAAAAGAGTATAGAACTGGGAGCACATGCATTAACCTGCCAGCTTCCAGCCACTCATCCTGCCAAAAGGAGACAAGAGCGCCACCACCAATGGAACAACGGGAAGCAGAAATTACCAACGGAATGCAAGCCTTGAAGCCCTTCCATAAGGCCGTGTCCCTACTGCTGACTCCATGAGGTAGAGAGTCCTTGCAGTACTGTGAGGCAAACCATTGGAAGCACGGAATATCGGTTGTCTGGATAACCTTAGCCACGAACTTGCACATCATTGCCTGATTATGAGCCTGCAGATCTCTGACACTCAAACCACCATTCCTCCTGGGTTGCTTGACTCTGTCCCAAGCCACCAAGCACTGTCCTCCTTTAACCTTATTTTTGCCTTGCCAGAAGAAAGCACATAAAATACCTTCCAGCTTGCTGATGGACTCCTTAGGCCATGGGAAAATTGACATGAAATAGCTAGGAATGCCAGCAAGTACTGAGTTGACAAGGGTTAACCTTCCCCTCCAGGATAGAAAAGTAGCCAACCACCCTGACAGACGGCGATCAACCTTGTGAATGACAGGTAGCAGCATACCATGCGTAATCTTGTGCAAAGATAGAGGTACCCTAGATACGTGCATGGGAAGGAGGAGACAGGGCAGCCAAGTAATTGAGCAACATCACATGCCACACATGCATCCACGCAGACAGGTACCAAAGTGCTTTTGTGAAAATTGATGCCGAGCCCTGAGAACTCTGAGAAGGCAGTGAGGAGGCTCTTGATAACCATTGCCTGCTGTACGTCTCCTCAGaagatgataagggtatcatccaCATATTGTAAACTGGGAAGAAGCTATCAGACCCAAGAGGATGAAGCAAAGTACCGTCATGGAACAGCTTGCAGCAGAGTCGCTGGAGCACATCTGCCACAAGAATAAAGAGATACGGGGATAAGGAATCACCCTGACAGAAACCCCTCTTGGCAGCAATAGGATCACCTAATTCGCCGTTGATTAACACCCTGGAACTGCCGGTTGAAAGGAGCGCAGAAATCCACTTGCACCCATCTTTGCGGAAAACCTCTAGCCTCTAGAACCTGAGAAAGGCAGTTCCAACTCACAGAATCAAAAGCTTTCTGAAAATCCAACTTCAGGGCGATGATCGGCATCTTCCTCTTGTGGGCAGTCTGGATCATTTCAGCAGCCAGAGCAAAATTCTCAACAATTGAGCGTCCCCTCAAGAACCCAGATTGCAAGGAGTGTACCAAATCCGGGATTCTGCCTTGCAGCCTGTTTGCCAGAACTTTAGATGCCAGCTTGGGCACACTATGCACCAGCGAGATAGGCCTATAATCACGTAGCTCCAGCGGTGTGTCCTTCTTCGGCAGCAGGGTGATGAAGGCAGTGTTGATGCCATTGATAGCAACATTATTGCTGTGAAAGTCCCCAAAGAATCTAAGAAGGTCATCCTTTAACAGATGCTTGAATGTGATTTTCCGGCTTTAACTGAACAACAGCCCCAGAAGAACGACACATTAGGCCTTAGTATGAAATTTCCAACTTGGCATGGTTCGAGGGCAGAATGTCAATGTGACATCTTATATAGCTAAAGACATAAGGTCCAGTTGGGCCCATGCCCTTTGAAATGGTTTAACTTTTCTGAACTTGCCACAAAAATGGATTCCAATCACTTGGAAGGTGATTTTGTTCTGATTCCCTGGCTCCTCTGTATTATCCCTCCATTGATGGCATTTTCAAGTAGCCCAGAAGCACCATAGCCAAAGCCAGTAATAAAGGGGGCTTGAGCTTAGTGATTGCAAAGCATTTTGTTCTACAGCATTAGGACCCAGGGTGGTGCAAGAACTAGTGCCTTATAACGGCTGATGTTGGTGGAAGAGTGTACACTTTCTGTTGATCTGTTCCAATGACTTAGTTCCTGTTTTGATCATGCATGGGAGTTGCAATGCATTTTACAGGACTCTAATACAGCAAATTTTCCGAATTTCTCTTCTTGGCAAACTGTTCAGTTGTTTAGAATTTTTAACTAATTcaatgtcatgccatcttttaactgcaTGCCATGGTCAAATTGTGTTTATTGAGTCAAGAGTATGAGAATTGCTCTTTAGCAACAAATTCCTATCTGTAGGTTACTAGTGATCATACTATTTAACCTACCTTAAACTCTCAACTAATGGCCCAAAGTGAGGACACTTTGACCATGTTGCAGTGTTCACAAAGCTATTGATGAATGAAAAGTGCACAAACATATTGACTGTGAAAAGCTACAAGTGACTCATTGAATATTCTACTCCTAAGCATTTAAATATGTCCTGTTTGTTACTCATTTTCTAATAACATCTTCTAAGCTAATTTTTCGCGTGTCATCTTTTTTTATAACACATTGCTTCATGTGACCCTCTTAATAGTGAAGTCTCCCTTAGGAAAAAACATCTATACTTGTATGTGCCCAAGAGTGCTTCCACTATCTCACCCATAAAATGTACCTTCTGCCTTGAGATCTGTGCATATTCTCTACCCCATGTCAGTAAATGTGTGGTGAGAGAGTGCACAGATCTCATATAATGGAAGCACTCGCACACACAAGCATATAATCTGGTCGTATATTTTCATGTTTGCAGCAATCTCACAACTAAATGGCAGGAACATATGAAAGTTGCCCCTGTAAAATTGATTAGTACTGTTCCCCCCTCTTTCACTCCAGAGTGATTTGAATATGTGCTTTAGCTTTAGCACAATTATTGTATTATAAGGTTTTTGCTCTCTGAAGGGCAAAAATGAAGTTATGGTTTATACAGATTGCAGAGAGTAATTAATGGCCATATCTTCAAATGAGCCACCATTTTTTTACGTTCTCGATAAATATCGAGTTGAAAGCTGATTTGTAGCAAGTATATTCTTTGTCGTGCACCTTTTTAATGGCATTGAAATATTGAATTTGAAGCTGAAGGCCATATTATATTAAGATTGAAACAAGGAAACACATCTGTCTATTTTTGAACATTGACCTTTTATCTCTGACCCAAAAGAGCAGGAACAGGCTCAAGGTAAAGGCAGTTTAAGGTTTTGGGTGTAGCATTAGCCCATTTTACCAAACCAGATACCTCTTGTTCAAAGAATCTGCAATAAATGCAGTTTTCTAATTATTGGGGTAGTGTTCCATGGTTATCACCAAATACTCTGGATCACAGTGTCATAGTATTCCCTGGCCTTGTTTTGGCTGTAGCAATAGAGCAGTACTGCTTGTTGTATCTGGTAGCAAGTGGTCCAGGTTACACCTCATACCAACAACCATGGCTGTGCAGGGTGCTAATGATGGAAAACCGTTTCCTCCAGACTAGTATTGGCTTTACTATTGCTTTGCTTGTGACTTCCTTATGTAGAGAACCGTATTACCGACAGTTCCAGTGTCCAGAAAAAATGCCTTGTATCAATTGATTTCAGATTTTGCTCTTTTTGATGAAGCAAACTGtagtaacattatactatgtcaACCCTTACAGACCTCGATCTGCTGTTGCATGTGGTTTGTAGATAGTAAGGTATTTCCAAAGATTGTAAATCTTTGATGTAACCATTCAAAAGGAAGTAATTCCGGTTTTAGATTTATCTTATTGAGGTTGCTTGTTTGTTTACTACTGCAAGCTGCTGGGTTGGTTAGTTCTGACATTTCATTTGCTTGGTGCTGCAGTTGTGAAGCCTGAGAAGGCCCATGCTGGAGCTACGCTTGAGATTCCTTCCGAGGAGATCCTGTCTAAGTTGAAATAGGGGAGGTTTGCATTATCCGCTGTGCAAGTGTCGCAGAGACTCACCATGTGTAGGCTAGTTAAATAAGACCATTTCCCGCCGTTTGTCTGTCAGTCATAGTAGCGGTCAACAACATAGCAGCACTTGTATTTCTTTTTCAAGCACAAGTCATCGTGTTTGCCTGCTCTGTCTCGAGAACAATTCCTCGCTGCCCCTAAGTCACGCTTATCCAGGCTAGTCACTGGAACCATAAAGTTTTTCCTTAATGAATTGGTACGGATTTTTGGATCATTTACTGAATCTTCCACCATGGCTCACCATTATCCACGTCGTGTTCCACTCGAGCCGAGACTCGACGTTTGaattttgttttgatttgaaaCTTTGTAATGATGGAGAGCAGGCATGCAAAGTTCAGAGTTTTGTAGGCACCTGGGGCCTGTCTTGTTATGGCTATTTACCTTACATCTCTCAGGAGGACACAATGTACTGCAAAATGCTCTTGCATGTAGCAAGCATTGTTGCTGTGAGGCTCTGTTGTTGTGCAtaaacctgagaatggtttcatacttgaaTCATACCCATACATTTACCTCTCAAAACCATACTTAAACCATACCCATTTGATGTCATTTTCAGCCCAACCAAAACTAAACCCATTATttttttccacccaaaccaatttaaacccaaTACATAACCATGGGTTTAAAACCAATACATAACTATGGGTTTGCTTTAATGTACATATAATTCCACAAATTGACAAGTTAAGAAGCAAATGAGATAGAAAAAGCATAAGTACATCTACAAGAGTTTGAGAACAAAGTTATCCTTGAGATAAAGTCAACACACagcaaaaggtaaaaaaaaaaaAATGACCACGTCTGAAtagctcactaacaagtgtattagAACAAAATTACTTAGCCAAAGCACAAGCAAACACTTCCGATTTTCATGTGGTATTTCTCCGTAATACATAATTACACAGTGCATTACAACATGCATATGGATCAAAGATATTCGTTCTCGGTCATCGTTGATTATTGCAcataaccaatgcctagaaactggtttggacccatagtttataaccgtTTATAACCAAACTGTTTAAAtccataaccaactatacccaaactggtttctccacatacccaaaccaaaaccaaactaaaaaaagcTCGGCCCAATAAAACCTAAACAACTCAAACCCAAAGTAATAACCGAATCGTTACGCCTGGTTTTCTAATAACCATTCTCAGGTTTAGTTGTGCAGTAGGTTTGTCTGTCGTGAACTTCCATGATCTGCTCTAAGTAATTGCAGTAAAAAAAAAATCTGTCAGAAATGCGTTCTTCCCAGACCTCATTGATGCTTGCCTTTAGAAGTTGTCATGTCATCAACCAATAAGGTACATTAAAATTGATTTGATTTGTGGGGGTTGCGCTTTTCCCAATTGAGTCGATTGTTTCGTCTTCATTTTATTGGTATTGCCTTTTTCCGCTAGGAAATTGCTAGCTCGTTATCATCGCAAATAAGCGCTAACCCAGGATGACCTGTAGGGCCAGAGATGGCATATCATATCATCTTGGAACGCTTTGAAGAAAGCCATTGGTAAAGGCATTTTCAAGGGCATCCATCAAACGAACAATGTCAAACGTCGGCGGGCACGTTTTGGAGTAACTTTGAAGCTCTCTTTTGGGGAAAAAAGAACAATATTCAGCAGTACATTTGAGAGAACATGGTGGCCCAGCTTTGTTTCTACATGGCAGCGTTGCATGGAATGGAAGGTCTGCTCCGCGTGTCACCGGGCTGccgtcctcttcttctcttctcccctCTACGCACGCACGCATTCCCCAATCCCCATGCTGCTGCCTGGCAGTGGCTGAGGCCCAAGTCTAGCTCGGTGCTGATAACTGATGCTGTGCCTGTGTCTGTGTGGTAGACAGAAGAGTTCCACGGTTCCATCCCTGTTTGCTGCCCCTCCTCCTCACGGCATCGGATCGGACAACTGTTTCCCAAAAGTCTATGCGTCACGAGCGTGCGTGCCTAGCTACTCCTAGTCCACATTCATGTCTGGCGACGTCTAGAACGGCACCAATTTCACTTCACCATTCTGCACTTATTACCACTTATTTCATGCAGTGCAGTGCAGTGCATGATTATGAATGCATCCACCATGAATATGCTTGTGAATGTGATGCAGCGTGGCCATGCATGCATCCACGAGATGAAGAAGAACGTCTACTTTATCGACATGGGCAATGTCACTGGTCTGATCCCTGTGCGTGTACGGGGCGGGTTGTGGAAGCAGGCCAGCAGAAGAAGCGCTGGCGGTACGTGTCGTCGTTGCCCGATCTACTACCAGCAGTAGGCTGCTACCATCGGTGTCGGTAACTGTTTACCCATTCCCTTCCATGCCTACTCTTTTCGTttggaaatacttgtcatagaaATGAATAAATTGGATGTTTCTGTAACTAAAATAAATCTAAATACATTTATTtctagaaaagtattttcgaacgGAAAGAGTAGGTGCTACTCTCGATCGACCGGTGGATCTGCTGCTGCGTTGCGTCCCGGGCTGGCCAAGGAAGGAATCGTCCTGTGACCCTTGGAGCGTTATGCCATGCCCCAAGTACTCCTACCTGCTATACTAATCAAAAGCCATTCTGGCCTTTCTGTTGCCGTCGGGAGGAGCTCGTGAACCATGCCACCTTGATCTTCTACATCGGGGCCATTCTGTGCCTACGCACATGCATGCGGCCGGGGTGCGTTTCAAGAAGATGGTGCCGGGGTTTTTCTCTCTCCGGAAAATGCTGTCAGGATTGAAAACCCACATGCCATCGTCAACGCTGCGTGCGTCGTACAATTACCGACCCGATTAATTGCTCGGTGGAGTGCCGCGGGTGCGGCGCAAGCGTGGAGAGAACGGTGGCCGACGTGCCGCGGGAACGAGCCAATGACTCGTTGATGGAGCACCACAAGATGAAGCAAGCTTGCCAAATTTCCGATGATATATGGCCGGTCATCGCGGGGACTATCATAtgatagtatcatgcatatgatactttcTTCTTTTCGATTTATAGGACTTAAATCTGAAACTCATCAATCAAGGTGAATTATGAAtggatgacactagttttaactagtcaatgaaatatttctcacgtATACAATCCTGAgacaataaatgtagcatccttcttcttattggaCTTGCATGGTGGATGTAGAAAAAGTTACATGTCTAGCCATTAATTTTCTTTCTCTAGTCtttatgaattaaatatggcgtgGAACTCAAAACTCAATTAGGCTCAATGAAAATCTAATTTTTTTGAGATGAACCCTATAAACCGGGAAGGAGGGAGtattattgtatgatactacctttataatgcatagtatcataaactagtagtaCCATATTAGATggttttatttattgacatgcatgacacatagtagcatagtattttaacatgttacggtatttaCCTATGTTACTTTAACCGTCTTTTTTTTAATTATCTATCATATTAACATGTTTGCTAGTCCTAAATACatgatactactccctccgtcccggtgtataagtcattcgcGTAGTTTTAGGTCATCGATTTGAGGAATTAAATATGTGTTATATGTCAT encodes:
- the LOC123440605 gene encoding mitochondrial zinc maintenance protein 1, mitochondrial, translated to MAAAEGLAAYRAVLRAARRTFSGDQLMLTESAVEIRRRFEDHRGLAPGSEDAVRALSEAREAADFIANMIVQAKRSPSGSFVVKPEKAHAGATLEIPSEEILSKLK